Proteins encoded within one genomic window of Suricata suricatta isolate VVHF042 chromosome 17, meerkat_22Aug2017_6uvM2_HiC, whole genome shotgun sequence:
- the LOC115281621 gene encoding keratin, type I cuticular Ha8-like: MTSCYISSSHCLGSTQMPEAANVCGSSIDIGVQPGAEAKAASLCLSATLAHANRMRVGATPLGRPSLCVPYSCQAACSLPGTRDIPGNIGVCENYGEGAPNGHEKVTMQFLNDRLANYLEKVRQLERENAELETKIRESSKCHESTVCPDYQSYFRTIEELQQKILCSKAENTRLIIQVDNAKLAADDFRIKHESELSLRQVVEADMCGMHKLLDDLSLAKADLEAQQESLKEEMLCLKSNHDYLPLQKDCLQNSLCEADERFGTELAQMQILISNVEEQLSEIRADLERQNQEYQVLLDVKARLECEINTYRKLLESEDCKLPINPCSRAASCVLHPSCVPATCPL; this comes from the exons ATGACCTCCTGCTACATCAGCTCATCCCACTGTCTGGGCAGCACCCAGATGCCCGAAGCTGCAAATGTCTGTGGCTCCTCCATTGACATTGGGGTTCAGCCTGGGGCAGAGGCCAAGGCTGCATCCCTGTGCCTGTCTGCCACCCTGGCACATGCCAACCGAATGCGTGTGGGGGCAACCCCTCTGGGCCGACCCAGCCTCTGTGTGCCCTACAGCTGCCAAGCTGCTTGCTCCTTGCCAGGGACCCGTGACATTCCTGGAAACATTGGAGTGTGTGAGAACTATGGGGAAGGTGCCCCAAACGGCCATGAGAAGGTGACCATGCAGTTCCTGAATGACCGCCTGGCCAACTACCTGGAGAAGGTGCGCCAGCTGGAGCGGGAGAACGCGGAGCTGGAGACCAAGATCCGAGAGTCGAGCAAATGCCATGAGTCCACTGTGTGTCCAGACTACCAGTCCTACTTCCGGACGATTGAGGAGCTCCAGCAGAAG ATCCTGTGCAGCAAGGCTGAGAATACCAGGCTGATAATCCAAGTTGACAATGCCAAGCTGGCTGCTGATGACTTCAGAATCAA GCATGAGAGTGAGCTGTCCCTACGCCAGGTGGTGGAGGCAGACATGTGCGGGATGCATAAACTCCTAGATGACCTGAGCCTGGCCAAGGCTGACCTGGAGGCCCAGCAGGAGTCCCTGAAGGAGGAGATGCTCTGCCTCAAGAGCAACCATGA TTATTTGCCACTACAGAAGGACTGCCTGCAGAACTCGCTGTGTGAGGCAGATGAGCGCTTTGGCACCGAGCTGGCCCAGATGCAGATCCTGATCAGCAATGTGGAGGAGCAGCTGTCTGAGATCCGGGCTGACCTGGAGCGGCAGAACCAGGAGTACCAGGTGCTGCTGGACGTCAAGGCCAGGCTGGAGTGCGAGATCAACACATATAGGAAGCTTCTGGAGAGCGAGGATTGCAA ACTCCCCATCAATCCCTGCTCTAGAGCTGCCTCCTGTGTTCTTCATCCAAGCTGTGTCCCGGCCACCTGCCCTCTCTAA
- the LOC115282255 gene encoding keratin, type I cuticular Ha8-like — MASNHCSSLLSGQVSEPMAASLCLSATLAHANRMRVGATPLGRPSLCVPHSCQTACPLPGTRDIPGNIGVCENYGEGAPNGHEKETMQFLNARLANYLEKVRQLERENAELETKIQESSKCHESTVCPDYQSYFRTIEELQQKILCIKSENNRLVVQIDNAKLAADDFRTKYQTEHSLCQLGEADICGLRRALDDLTLAKCDLEAQLESLKEELLCLKKNHEQEVHTLRGQLGDKLQIRLDAEPTVDMCRVLEEMRCHYEAMMQTGRNDVEQWFQDQSESISKQDMSCSEELRCCQSEILELRRTVNALEVELHAQHALKDCLQNSLCEADERFGTELAQMQILISNVEEQLSEIRADLERQNQEYQVLLDVKARLECEINTYRKLLESEDCKLPGNPCSTSTSSTPCPAPAACGPCSPCLSGPPPPRSSCASCSLPRC, encoded by the exons ATGGCATCTAATCATTGTAGTTCTCTCCTCAGTGGACAGGTTTCAGAGCCCATGGCTGCCTCCCTGTGCCTGTCTGCCACCCTGGCACATGCCAACCGAATGCGTGTGGGGGCAACCCCTCTGGGCCGACCCAGCCTCTGTGTACCCCACAGCTGCCAAACCGCTTGCCCCTTGCCAGGGACCCGTGACATTCCTGGAAACATTGGAGTGTGTGAGAACTATGGGGAAGGTGCCCCAAACGGCCATGAGAAGGAGACCATGCAATTCCTGAACGCCCGCCTGGCCAACTACCTGGAGAAGGTGCGCCAGCTGGAGCGGGAGAACGCAGAGCTGGAGACCAAGATCCAAGAGTCGAGCAAATGCCATGAGTCCACTGTGTGTCCAGACTACCAGTCCTACTTTCGGACGATTGAGGAGCTCCAGCAGAAG atCCTGTGCATCAAATCTGAGAATAACAGGCTGGTTGTGCAAATAGACAATGCCAAGTTGGCTGCAGATGACTTCAGGACCAA GTACCAGACGGAGCACTCTCTTTGCCAGCTGGGGGAGGCCGATATCTGTGGCCTGCGTAGGGCGCTGGATGACCTCACCCTCGCCAAGTGCGACCTGGAGGCACAGCTGGAGTCCCTGAAGGAGGAGCTGCTCTGCCTGAAGAAGAACCACGAGCAG GAAGTCCACACCCTGAGGGGCCAGCTGGGGGACAAGCTCCAGATTAGGCTGGATGCAGAGCCCACCGTGGACATGTGCAGGGTGCTGGAGGAGATGCGGTGCCACTATGAGGCCATGATGCAGACAGGCCGCAACGATGTGGAGCAGTGGTTCCAAGATCAG TCTGAGAGCATCAGCAAGCAGGACATGTCCTGCTCCGAGGAGCTGCGGTGCTGCCAGTCGGAGATCCTGGAGCTGAGGCGCACGGTGAACGCCCTGGAGGTGgagcttcatgcccagcatgcgCTG AAGGACTGCCTGCAGAACTCGCTGTGTGAGGCAGATGAGCGCTTTGGCACCGAGCTGGCCCAGATGCAGATCCTGATCAGCAATGTGGAGGAGCAGCTGTCTGAGATCCGGGCTGACCTGGAGCGGCAGAACCAGGAGTACCAGGTGCTGCTGGATGTTAAGGCCCGGCTGGAATGCGAGATCAACACATATAGGAAGCTTCTGGAGAGCGAGGATTGCAA GCTCCCTGGCAACCCTTGTTCGACCTCCACCTCCAGCACCCCCTGCCCGGCTCCTGCGGCCTGTGGGCCctgctctccctgcctttctgggcctcctcctcctcggtCCTCCTGTGCCTCCTGCTCCTTGCCTCGATGCTGA